A single region of the Mercenaria mercenaria strain notata chromosome 6, MADL_Memer_1, whole genome shotgun sequence genome encodes:
- the LOC123549383 gene encoding RNA-binding protein NOB1-like — MATVKHVVLDSGAFIKNVKVQDIAENVYTIPEVVSEIKDKATKQRLQVLPYELIFKEPSSDAIKIVTEFSKKTGDYRSLSAVDIKVMALAYMLEKEFVGTDHIKTEPDKKVEWNASKRPLEKATDIAGFYVKTKKSPSSRTTSECSSVNPEETDLRSDDIPDRFAQNNQDSKQTANEIQTDTVNTADSTNSCEIKSGGSKQNVTETNENDKTEIDIKDEREMSCNKFEDLEEGGVIPDDMIGEESESEEEDEDDEDEDDDDGWITPSNIKSVKEKMGGGDVERAEVQVGCLTTDFAMQNVLIQMGLSVVSVDGMLIKRAKSFVLRCFACFKITTQVEKTFCPQCGNKTLTKVSMTVNDDGSIKYFLSKRRRMNLRGTKYSLPMPKGGKHAANPRLVADQPSAQNRISNKARAKMDVFDPDYIASSSPFAVNDVTSRAAQLGIRSHKGQTHYWERKNPNAVKKNRRK, encoded by the exons ATGGCGACCGTCAAACACGTTGTTTTGGACTCGGGAGcgtttataaaaaatgttaaagtcCAG GATATTGCTGAAAATGTGTACACTATACCAGAAGTGGTCTCTGAGATTAAAGACAAGGCAACCAAACAGCGTCTTCAAGTCTTACCATATGAGCTAATCTTCAAAGAGCCTTCGTCAGATGCCATCAAAATTG TGACAGAGTTTTCAAAAAAGACTGGAGACTACAGGAGTTTGTCAGCAGTTGATataaaagttatggcccttgcttATATGCTTGAGAAAGAATTTGTAGGAACAGATCACATAAAAACAGAGCCTGATAAAAAG GTAGAATGGAATGCATCTAAAAGACCCCTTGAAAAGGCCACTGATATTGCGGgattttatgttaaaactaaG AAATCACCAAGTTCAAGAACTACTTCAGAATGTTCTTCTGTCAATCCTGAGGAAACTGACCTGAGATCTGATGACATTCCGGACAGGTTTGCTCAGAATAACCAGGACTCCAAACAGACAGCAAATGAAATACAGACTGACACTGTTAACACAGCTGACAGTACTAACAGTTGTGAAATAAAATCAGGAGggtcaaaacaaaatgtaactgaaacaaatgaaaatgataaaacagaAATAGATATTAAAGATGAACGTGAAATGTCATGTAATAAGTTTGAAGATTTAGAAGAAGGGGGTGTAATTCCTGATGACATGATTGGTGAAGAATCTGAAAGTGAGGAGGAAGATGAGGATGATGaagatgaggatgatgatgatggGTGGATAACGCCTAGTAATATTAAATCTGTGAAGGAAAAGATGGGTGGAGGTGATGTAGAGAGAGCAGAAGTTCAAGTTGGTTGTTTGACTACTGATTTTGCAATGCAG AATGTATTGATACAAATGGGTCTCAGTGTGGTATCAGTGGATGGGATGCTGATCAAGAGAGCAAAGAGTTTTGTACTCAGATGTTTTGCTTGCTTTAA AATTACAACCCAAGTAGAGAAGACATTTTGTCCCCAGTGTGGTAACAAAACACTCACTAAGGTTTCTATGACGGTGAATGATGATGGTTCCATTAAGTACTTCCTGTCCAAGAGGAGGCGCATGAACTTGCGGGGAACCAAG TATTCATTACCTATGCCAAAGGGAGGTAAGCATGCTGCCAATCCACGCCTGGTTGCAGATCAACCTTCGGCACAGAACAGAATATCAAATAAAGCTCGTGCAAAAATGGACGTGTTTGACCCAGACTACATTGCCAGCAGCTCTCCGTTTGCTGTTAACGACGTCACAAGTAGAGCAGCTCAGCTGGGCATAAGGTCACATAAAGGTCAGACACACTACTGGGAACGAAAAAACCCAAATGCTGTGAAAAAGAATAgacgaaaatga